In Nocardioides marinus, one DNA window encodes the following:
- the cofC gene encoding 2-phospho-L-lactate guanylyltransferase: MSDTPHAPTGPTYAVVVPVKPPSRGKSRLVGLADGAREELAAAFALDTVTACLAARHVGAVLVATDDARFSAALAATGAPCIPDGDSSDLNATLRQTAAEARRRWPALRAVALCADLPALDPDDLDAALEDPRISGERAGFVADAAGIGTTLYSAPWEHFDPRYGEGSRRAHLDAGAGEVLGELTTLRRDVDDLPDLQAAAALGVGEHTRRVLDALGLF, from the coding sequence ATGTCCGACACCCCCCATGCTCCGACGGGCCCCACGTACGCCGTCGTGGTGCCCGTGAAGCCGCCCTCGCGCGGCAAGTCACGACTGGTCGGCCTCGCCGACGGTGCACGCGAGGAGCTGGCCGCGGCCTTCGCGCTGGACACCGTGACCGCGTGCCTGGCCGCCCGGCACGTGGGTGCGGTGCTGGTCGCGACCGACGACGCCCGCTTCTCAGCCGCCCTGGCCGCCACCGGCGCGCCCTGCATCCCCGACGGTGACTCCTCCGACCTCAACGCGACCCTGCGCCAGACCGCGGCCGAGGCCCGCCGTCGGTGGCCGGCACTGCGAGCCGTGGCGTTGTGCGCCGACCTGCCTGCCCTGGACCCCGACGATCTCGACGCAGCACTCGAGGACCCCCGGATCTCGGGCGAGCGGGCCGGCTTCGTCGCCGATGCGGCCGGCATCGGGACGACGCTCTACTCCGCACCCTGGGAGCACTTCGACCCGAGGTACGGCGAGGGTTCCCGCCGCGCGCACCTCGACGCCGGTGCGGGCGAGGTCCTCGGCGAGCTGACGACGCTGCGCCGCGACGTCGACGACCTGCCCGACCTGCAGGCGGCCGCAGCGCTCGGGGTCGGCGAGCACACCCGTCGGGTCCTGGACGCACTCGGGCTGTTCTGA
- a CDS encoding HU family DNA-binding protein, whose amino-acid sequence MNKTQLIDALSQRFEGNKKAAAHALESVLDTITREVAKGEKVAITGFGSFEKKVRDARWVRNPRTGERMKAKKTAVPKFTPGQDLKNVISGAKKLPKLTVAKAGSAASAAAAPAAKAASAVKKAAPAKKSPAKKAPAKQAPATKAPAKKAPAKSAAPAKKAPAKKTTTAAKKAPAKKAPAKKAPAKKAAPAKTATAAKKAPAKKAPAQKAPAKKAAPAKTATAAKKAPAKKAPAKKAPAKKAAASS is encoded by the coding sequence GTGAACAAGACCCAGCTCATCGACGCGCTGTCCCAGCGCTTCGAGGGGAACAAGAAGGCAGCTGCCCACGCGCTCGAGTCCGTCCTCGACACCATCACCCGTGAGGTCGCGAAGGGGGAGAAGGTCGCCATCACGGGCTTCGGCTCGTTCGAGAAGAAGGTCCGCGACGCCCGTTGGGTGCGCAACCCGCGCACCGGCGAGCGGATGAAGGCCAAGAAGACCGCGGTCCCGAAGTTCACTCCGGGCCAGGACCTGAAGAACGTCATCTCCGGCGCCAAGAAGCTGCCGAAGCTCACGGTGGCCAAGGCCGGCTCGGCGGCGAGCGCTGCCGCGGCTCCTGCTGCCAAGGCGGCCAGCGCGGTGAAGAAGGCGGCCCCTGCCAAGAAGTCTCCTGCCAAGAAGGCCCCCGCCAAGCAGGCACCGGCCACGAAGGCGCCCGCGAAGAAGGCGCCCGCGAAGTCGGCAGCGCCGGCGAAGAAGGCCCCTGCGAAGAAGACCACCACCGCGGCGAAGAAGGCGCCGGCCAAGAAGGCGCCCGCGAAGAAGGCTCCTGCCAAGAAGGCGGCGCCGGCGAAGACCGCGACCGCGGCGAAGAAGGCGCCGGCCAAGAAGGCGCCCGCGCAGAAGGCTCCTGCCAAGAAGGCGGCGCCTGCGAAGACCGCGACCGCGGCGAAGAAGGCGCCGGCCAAGAAGGCGCCCGCGAAGAAGGCTCCTGCCAAGAAGGCGGCCGCCAGCTCCTGA
- the leuD gene encoding 3-isopropylmalate dehydratase small subunit, whose product MEKFTTHTGVGVPLRRSNVDTDQIIPAVYLKRVTRTGFEDGLFAAWRGDDDFVLNDPAYAGASVLVAGPDFGTGSSREHAVWALMDYGFKVVISSRFADIFRGNSGKAGLVAAQVDEKVVQRLWSVLEEQPGASITVDLESRTVSAGEGEGRVEDSFDIDDYTRWRLLEGLDDIGITLGHDEDIAAFEATRPSFKPVTM is encoded by the coding sequence ATGGAGAAGTTCACCACCCACACCGGGGTCGGCGTGCCGCTGCGCCGCAGCAACGTCGACACCGACCAGATCATCCCGGCGGTCTACCTCAAGCGGGTGACGCGCACCGGCTTCGAGGACGGCCTCTTCGCAGCCTGGCGCGGCGACGACGACTTCGTGCTCAACGACCCGGCGTACGCCGGTGCGTCGGTGCTCGTGGCCGGTCCGGACTTCGGCACCGGCTCGTCGCGCGAGCACGCGGTCTGGGCGCTGATGGACTACGGCTTCAAGGTCGTGATCTCCAGCCGCTTCGCCGACATCTTCCGCGGGAACTCCGGCAAGGCCGGGCTCGTCGCCGCCCAGGTGGACGAGAAGGTCGTGCAGCGGTTGTGGTCGGTGCTCGAGGAGCAGCCCGGCGCGAGCATCACCGTCGACCTGGAGTCCCGCACCGTCAGTGCCGGTGAGGGCGAGGGGCGCGTCGAGGACTCCTTCGACATCGACGACTACACGCGCTGGCGCCTGCTGGAGGGTCTCGACGACATCGGCATCACGCTCGGGCACGACGAGGACATCGCGGCGTTCGAGGCCACGCGTCCGAGCTTCAAGCCCGTCACCATGTGA
- the leuC gene encoding 3-isopropylmalate dehydratase large subunit, translated as MGRTLAEKVWDEHVVRSTPGEPDLLYIDLHLIHEVTSPQAFDGLRLAGRQVRRPDLTLATEDHNVPTLDWDKPIADPVSRTQVETLRKNAAEFGVRLHPLGDIDQGIVHVVGPQLGLTQPGMTIVCGDSHTSTHGAFGAIAFGIGTSEVEHVLATQTLMQAKPKTMAVTVNGSLPDGVTAKDLVLNLIAHTGTGGGQGYIVEYRGQAIEELSMESRMTICNMSIEWGAKAGMIAPDQTTFDYIEGRPEAPKGADWDAAVEHWKSLRTDDDASFDKEIVLDASTMTPFVTWGTNPGQGVPLGASVPSPDDFEDASDKVACEKALSYMGLEAGTPMREVRVDTVFVGSCTNGRIEDLRLAAEVIKGRSVAEGTRLLVVPGSVRVRLQAEEEGLDVIFKEAGAEWRGAGCSMCLGMNPDTLSPGERSASTSNRNFEGRQGKGGRTHLVSIPVAAATAVRGTLSSPADLD; from the coding sequence ATGGGCAGGACCCTTGCCGAGAAGGTCTGGGACGAGCACGTCGTCCGATCGACCCCGGGGGAGCCCGACCTCCTCTACATCGACCTGCACCTCATCCACGAGGTCACCTCCCCGCAGGCCTTCGACGGCCTGCGGCTGGCCGGGCGTCAGGTGCGCCGCCCCGACCTCACCCTGGCCACCGAGGACCACAACGTCCCGACCCTGGACTGGGACAAGCCGATCGCCGACCCCGTGTCCCGCACGCAGGTCGAGACGCTGCGCAAGAACGCCGCCGAGTTCGGCGTCCGGCTGCACCCGCTCGGCGACATCGACCAGGGCATCGTGCACGTCGTCGGCCCGCAGCTCGGCCTGACGCAGCCGGGCATGACGATCGTGTGCGGCGACAGCCACACCTCGACCCACGGAGCGTTCGGCGCGATCGCCTTCGGCATCGGCACCTCCGAGGTCGAGCACGTGCTGGCCACCCAGACCCTCATGCAGGCCAAGCCCAAGACGATGGCCGTTACCGTCAACGGGTCCCTGCCCGACGGGGTCACCGCCAAGGACCTCGTGCTGAACCTGATCGCCCACACCGGCACCGGCGGCGGCCAGGGCTACATCGTCGAGTACCGCGGCCAGGCCATCGAGGAGCTCTCGATGGAGAGCCGCATGACGATCTGCAACATGTCGATCGAGTGGGGCGCCAAGGCCGGGATGATCGCTCCCGACCAGACGACCTTCGACTACATCGAGGGCCGCCCCGAGGCGCCGAAGGGTGCCGACTGGGACGCCGCCGTCGAGCACTGGAAGAGCCTGCGCACCGACGACGACGCGAGCTTCGACAAGGAGATCGTGCTCGACGCCTCGACCATGACCCCCTTCGTCACCTGGGGCACCAACCCCGGCCAGGGCGTGCCGCTGGGCGCCAGCGTCCCCTCGCCCGACGACTTCGAGGACGCCTCCGACAAGGTGGCCTGCGAGAAGGCGTTGTCCTACATGGGCCTCGAGGCCGGGACGCCGATGCGCGAGGTGCGCGTCGACACCGTCTTCGTCGGCTCCTGCACCAACGGCCGGATCGAGGACCTGCGCCTGGCCGCCGAGGTCATCAAGGGCCGCAGCGTTGCCGAGGGCACCCGCCTGCTCGTCGTCCCCGGCTCGGTCCGGGTCCGCCTGCAGGCCGAGGAGGAGGGCCTCGACGTGATCTTCAAGGAGGCCGGCGCCGAGTGGCGTGGGGCGGGATGCTCGATGTGCCTGGGCATGAACCCCGACACCCTCAGCCCGGGGGAGCGCAGTGCGTCGACCTCCAACCGCAACTTCGAGGGCCGGCAGGGCAAGGGCGGTCGCACGCACCTCGTGTCGATCCCCGTCGCCGCCGCCACCGCCGTGCGCGGCACCCTCTCGTCCCCCGCTGACCTGGACTGA
- a CDS encoding IclR family transcriptional regulator — MDSSGVGVLDKAAIVLTALESGPATLAGLVSATGLARPTAHRLAVALEHHRLVARDMQGRFVLGPRLAELSAAAGEDRLLATAGPVLARLRDITGESAQLWRRQGDHRVCVAAAERPSGLRDTIPVGTQLTMRAGSAAQVLLAWEDPERMHRGLQNAAYSAAALSGIRRRGWAQSVGEREQGVASVSAPVRSPSGKIIAAVSVSGPLERLSRTPGRMHAPAVMAAAERLSESLRRAAADGQSA, encoded by the coding sequence ATGGACAGCAGTGGAGTGGGCGTTCTCGACAAGGCGGCGATCGTGCTGACGGCCCTGGAGTCGGGTCCGGCGACCCTGGCGGGCCTTGTCAGCGCGACGGGTCTGGCCCGTCCCACGGCACACCGGCTCGCGGTCGCGCTCGAGCACCACCGCCTCGTCGCCCGCGACATGCAGGGCCGCTTCGTGCTCGGCCCGCGCCTCGCCGAGCTCTCGGCCGCCGCCGGCGAGGACCGGCTGCTCGCCACCGCCGGCCCCGTGCTCGCCCGGCTGCGCGACATCACCGGCGAGTCCGCCCAGCTGTGGCGCCGCCAGGGTGACCACCGCGTCTGCGTGGCGGCCGCGGAGCGCCCCTCGGGCCTGCGCGACACGATCCCCGTCGGCACCCAGCTGACGATGCGGGCCGGCTCGGCCGCCCAGGTGCTGCTGGCCTGGGAGGACCCCGAGCGCATGCACCGTGGGCTGCAGAACGCCGCCTACTCCGCCGCAGCCCTCTCCGGCATCCGGCGCCGCGGCTGGGCCCAGTCGGTCGGCGAGCGCGAGCAGGGCGTGGCGTCGGTCTCGGCGCCGGTCCGCTCCCCCAGCGGCAAGATCATCGCGGCGGTCTCCGTCTCCGGCCCGCTCGAGCGGCTCTCCCGCACCCCGGGGCGGATGCACGCCCCCGCGGTCATGGCCGCGGCCGAGCGGCTCTCGGAGTCCCTGCGGCGCGCGGCCGCGGACGGCCAGTCGGCATAG
- a CDS encoding methylated-DNA--[protein]-cysteine S-methyltransferase, whose translation MWTETPSPIGPLRIVERYGAITAIEFSPYAAGDGRPRGERQDDHPVLAEAVRQLAAYFDGTLTDFDLPLAPVGSDFQQRVWEQLRGIGYGETASYGAIALRLGMTNAASRAVGLANGRNPIPIVIPCHRVIGANGTLTGYAGGLERKQLLLDLERNDALW comes from the coding sequence ATGTGGACCGAGACCCCGAGCCCGATCGGGCCGCTGCGGATCGTCGAGCGCTACGGCGCGATCACCGCGATCGAGTTCTCCCCCTACGCCGCGGGGGACGGCCGGCCCCGCGGTGAGCGACAGGACGACCACCCGGTCCTGGCCGAGGCGGTGCGCCAGCTCGCTGCCTACTTCGACGGCACGCTCACCGACTTCGACCTGCCGCTGGCGCCCGTGGGCAGCGACTTCCAGCAGCGGGTGTGGGAGCAGCTGCGCGGCATCGGTTACGGCGAGACGGCGTCGTACGGCGCGATCGCGCTCCGGCTGGGCATGACCAACGCCGCGTCCCGCGCGGTCGGCCTCGCCAACGGCCGCAACCCGATCCCGATCGTGATCCCCTGCCACCGCGTGATCGGTGCGAACGGCACCCTCACCGGGTACGCCGGCGGGCTGGAGCGCAAGCAGCTGCTGCTGGACCTCGAGCGCAACGATGCGTTGTGGTGA
- a CDS encoding DNA-3-methyladenine glycosylase 2 family protein, with amino-acid sequence MSTTTSPLDPVSCYAAVSSRDRRYDGVFYTAVRTTGIYCRPSCPARTPAAANVTFHASAASAQAAGYRACKRCLPDATPGSPEWDVRAGVAGRAMRLIADGVVDREGVEGLAHRVGYTPRHLGRVLTAELGAGPLALARARRAQTARVLVETTDLPLADVAFAAGFASVRQFNDTVREVYAASPSALRARRSPAGRAAEPAVEGRLTMRLAVRTPFAATALLDFLAYHLVPGVEVAGPGWYARTLDLPHGPGTLRLHLDPALDDLEAGRTAQVPATFTLADLRDTAAAVERARRLVDADCDPLAVSAHLGADPLLAPLVARHPGLRVPGQVDGEETALRTVIGQQVSVTGARTVAGRIVAAHGTPVETGVPGLTHLFPRPGVVAGLDPESLPMPRARGRALVGLAAALDGGEVALDRGPERDAVRARMLDLPGIGPWTADYVAMRALAHPDVFLPTDVGVRTALTRLGADPAEAVAASGRWRPWRSYALLHLWQTLMPPTPDQTPTTHEPTEER; translated from the coding sequence ATGAGCACGACGACGAGCCCCCTGGACCCCGTGTCCTGCTACGCCGCCGTCAGCTCCCGCGACCGCCGCTACGACGGGGTGTTCTACACCGCGGTGCGCACCACCGGCATCTACTGCCGGCCCTCCTGCCCGGCACGGACCCCCGCGGCGGCCAACGTCACCTTCCACGCCTCGGCCGCCTCCGCCCAGGCCGCCGGCTACCGAGCGTGCAAGCGCTGCCTGCCCGACGCCACCCCCGGCAGTCCCGAGTGGGACGTCCGGGCCGGGGTCGCCGGTCGCGCCATGCGGCTGATCGCCGACGGAGTGGTGGACCGGGAGGGCGTGGAGGGCCTTGCGCACCGGGTCGGCTACACCCCGCGCCACCTGGGCCGGGTGCTCACCGCCGAGCTCGGGGCCGGCCCGCTCGCCCTCGCGCGGGCACGACGCGCGCAGACGGCCAGAGTGCTGGTCGAGACCACCGACCTCCCGCTGGCCGACGTGGCGTTCGCGGCCGGCTTCGCCTCGGTGCGCCAGTTCAACGACACCGTCCGCGAGGTGTACGCCGCCAGCCCCAGCGCCCTGCGCGCGCGCCGGTCCCCGGCCGGCCGCGCTGCCGAACCCGCCGTCGAGGGGAGGCTCACGATGCGCCTGGCGGTGCGGACCCCGTTCGCCGCGACCGCACTGCTGGACTTCCTGGCCTACCACCTCGTCCCGGGCGTGGAGGTCGCTGGCCCGGGCTGGTACGCCCGCACCCTCGACCTGCCGCACGGACCCGGCACCCTGCGCCTGCACCTCGACCCGGCGCTCGACGACCTCGAGGCCGGCCGCACCGCCCAGGTCCCGGCCACCTTCACCCTCGCCGACCTGCGCGACACCGCGGCCGCGGTCGAGCGGGCCCGGCGACTCGTCGACGCCGACTGCGACCCCCTCGCCGTCTCGGCGCACCTCGGAGCGGACCCGCTGCTCGCGCCCCTCGTGGCCCGTCACCCGGGGCTGCGGGTGCCCGGACAGGTCGACGGCGAGGAGACGGCGCTGCGCACCGTGATCGGGCAGCAGGTCTCGGTCACCGGCGCCCGGACCGTGGCCGGTCGGATCGTCGCGGCGCACGGGACCCCGGTCGAGACCGGCGTACCCGGTCTGACGCACCTGTTCCCCCGCCCGGGCGTCGTCGCCGGCCTCGACCCCGAGAGCCTCCCGATGCCCCGGGCACGCGGGCGTGCCCTGGTCGGGCTCGCTGCCGCCCTGGACGGGGGAGAGGTGGCCCTCGACCGCGGGCCCGAGCGCGATGCCGTGCGGGCGCGGATGCTGGACCTGCCGGGCATCGGTCCGTGGACGGCCGACTACGTGGCGATGCGGGCGCTGGCCCACCCCGACGTCTTCCTGCCCACCGACGTGGGCGTGCGCACGGCGCTGACCCGGCTCGGCGCCGACCCCGCCGAGGCAGTGGCGGCCAGCGGGCGCTGGCGACCCTGGCGCTCCTACGCGCTGCTCCACCTGTGGCAGACCCTCATGCCGCCCACACCCGACCAGACCCCCACCACGCACGAGCCCACGGAGGAGCGCTGA
- a CDS encoding LCP family protein: MPEHLRVDHSHRRIVVRVVLLTHVLLALLTAAAVTLAYRHLDGDIRSQDVTGMLTDRPEKEEVEGPKEPLNILVMGTDDRSCEGCAIDGEAGGGGSDTTLLVHVSADRQEAYGISLPRDALVTRPDCMDEDGGVIPGGDLEMFNTAFALGGPACTIQTVEQLTGVLIDHYVTVDFNGFVDMVDAVGGVEVCIPKDVSDPTHNIFFDAGTQTLEGRQALNYVRERYVLSANSDIGRMRRQQAFIASMINKVVSAGTLTRPDRVYSFLSAATRSITVDEELGSIQDLVDLALQFRDTGLGSIEFVTVPNEAYAPDPNRLVWSDKADKLWKRVAKDKSLTKKLGRRSITAKDPVGTSSADPSATATEPVDPDEAAEQEKQRAEALANGLCG, from the coding sequence GTGCCAGAGCACCTGCGTGTCGACCACTCCCACCGGCGGATCGTCGTACGCGTCGTGCTGCTCACGCACGTCCTGCTGGCGCTCCTGACCGCCGCAGCCGTCACCCTGGCCTACCGCCACCTCGACGGGGACATCCGCTCCCAGGACGTCACCGGCATGCTCACCGACCGCCCCGAGAAGGAGGAGGTCGAGGGGCCGAAGGAGCCGCTGAACATCCTGGTGATGGGCACCGACGACCGCTCCTGCGAGGGGTGCGCGATCGACGGCGAGGCCGGTGGCGGCGGCTCGGACACGACGCTGCTGGTCCACGTCTCCGCCGACCGGCAGGAGGCCTACGGCATCTCGCTGCCCCGTGACGCCCTGGTCACCCGTCCCGACTGCATGGACGAGGACGGCGGGGTGATCCCCGGCGGCGACCTGGAGATGTTCAACACCGCCTTCGCCCTCGGTGGCCCGGCCTGCACCATCCAGACCGTCGAGCAGCTGACCGGCGTGCTCATCGACCACTACGTGACGGTCGACTTCAACGGCTTCGTCGACATGGTCGACGCCGTCGGAGGCGTCGAGGTCTGCATCCCCAAGGACGTCTCCGACCCCACCCACAACATCTTCTTCGACGCCGGCACCCAGACCCTCGAGGGTCGTCAGGCGCTCAACTACGTCCGCGAGCGCTACGTCCTGTCCGCCAACTCCGACATCGGCCGGATGCGCCGCCAGCAGGCGTTCATCGCCTCGATGATCAACAAGGTCGTCTCCGCCGGCACCCTCACCCGACCCGACCGCGTCTACAGCTTCCTCTCCGCCGCCACCCGCTCGATCACCGTCGACGAGGAGCTCGGCTCCATCCAGGACCTCGTCGACCTCGCCCTGCAGTTCCGCGACACCGGGCTGGGCAGCATCGAGTTCGTCACCGTGCCCAACGAGGCCTACGCCCCCGACCCCAACCGGCTCGTGTGGTCCGACAAGGCCGACAAGCTGTGGAAGCGGGTGGCCAAGGACAAGTCGCTGACCAAGAAGCTCGGCCGACGCTCCATCACCGCCAAGGACCCCGTCGGCACCTCCTCGGCCGACCCCAGCGCCACCGCCACCGAACCCGTCGACCCCGACGAGGCGGCCGAGCAGGAGAAGCAGCGCGCCGAGGCGCTGGCCAACGGCCTCTGCGGCTGA
- a CDS encoding MmcQ/YjbR family DNA-binding protein — MSRRKERPEVPEEWVRRVDAVLGAFPRCRAEPAWVGTRWRVGSATVAHVFGGEDGLFRIMFRAEPDEVMALAHLGDPYFKASWGSDVVGLLIDERTDWAELAELLTDSYCIQAPERLAAQVERPG; from the coding sequence GTGAGTCGTCGCAAGGAGCGCCCGGAGGTCCCCGAGGAGTGGGTACGCCGGGTGGACGCCGTCCTCGGTGCCTTCCCCCGCTGCCGGGCCGAGCCGGCCTGGGTCGGCACCCGCTGGCGGGTCGGGTCGGCCACGGTCGCGCACGTCTTCGGAGGCGAGGACGGCCTGTTCCGCATCATGTTCCGCGCCGAGCCCGACGAGGTGATGGCGCTGGCCCACCTGGGCGACCCGTACTTCAAGGCCTCCTGGGGCAGCGACGTCGTCGGGCTGCTGATCGACGAGCGCACCGACTGGGCCGAGCTGGCCGAGCTGCTGACCGACTCCTACTGCATCCAGGCGCCCGAGCGATTGGCCGCGCAGGTCGAGCGACCCGGCTGA
- a CDS encoding type II CAAX endopeptidase family protein: MLAYHRLLTAGRPSRWWVLLGVALVVVFFLVAQTVAAGVIAAGLILGGLPTDVALDRLSGTDEVTPSFLALVNLGWAAAIPAVVLAVWLVHGLHPGWAVSVVRRVRWGWFATCLGLSLVALVATLLVSAVLPAQGNGAEITGELNSWSRTMRDFLLVVVLLTPLQAAGEEFAFRGYLTQAVGTLVPSRLVAVVVPALLFALAHGAQDPPVFVDRFAFGLVAGFLVLATGGLEAGIAMHVLNNLLAFGMALAFSDMTSAMNPSGGTWWSLPVTLTQSLVYLGVVLWVARRRGIATEGTPAPWGAPRRPAGPPPPPSELVGPDPRV, encoded by the coding sequence GTGCTGGCCTACCACCGCCTGCTCACCGCCGGGCGACCCTCGCGCTGGTGGGTGCTGCTGGGCGTCGCCCTGGTCGTGGTGTTCTTCCTGGTCGCGCAGACGGTGGCGGCCGGGGTGATCGCCGCGGGGCTGATCCTGGGCGGGCTGCCCACCGACGTCGCGCTGGACCGACTCTCGGGCACCGACGAGGTCACGCCGTCGTTCCTCGCCCTGGTCAACCTCGGCTGGGCCGCGGCCATCCCCGCCGTCGTGCTCGCCGTGTGGCTGGTGCACGGCCTGCACCCCGGCTGGGCCGTCTCCGTCGTACGCCGGGTGCGGTGGGGGTGGTTCGCGACCTGCCTGGGCCTCTCGCTGGTCGCCCTCGTCGCGACGCTGCTGGTCTCGGCGGTGCTGCCGGCCCAGGGCAACGGTGCGGAGATCACCGGTGAGCTGAACTCCTGGAGCCGGACGATGCGCGACTTCCTGCTCGTCGTCGTGCTGCTCACCCCGTTGCAGGCGGCGGGGGAGGAGTTCGCGTTCCGCGGCTACCTCACCCAGGCCGTCGGCACCCTGGTCCCCTCGCGACTCGTCGCGGTGGTGGTCCCGGCGCTGCTGTTCGCCCTGGCCCACGGGGCGCAGGACCCGCCGGTCTTCGTCGACCGCTTCGCCTTCGGCCTCGTCGCGGGCTTCCTGGTGCTGGCCACCGGGGGGCTCGAGGCGGGCATCGCGATGCACGTGCTCAACAACCTGCTGGCCTTCGGCATGGCGCTGGCCTTCAGCGACATGACCTCGGCGATGAACCCCTCCGGCGGGACCTGGTGGAGCCTGCCCGTCACCTTGACCCAGAGCCTGGTCTACCTCGGCGTCGTCTTGTGGGTGGCGCGCAGGCGGGGGATCGCCACCGAGGGCACGCCCGCCCCCTGGGGCGCTCCGCGCCGGCCCGCCGGGCCGCCCCCGCCCCCCTCCGAATTGGTCGGCCCCGACCCTCGCGTGTAA
- the gltX gene encoding glutamate--tRNA ligase, which produces MAPSPTGSPHVGLVRTALFNYAFAKHAELTGRGGTFVLRIEDTDKERSTEESYAAILELFRWLGLTWDEGVEVGGPYGPYRQSERGELYRDVLASLRASSYTYDCYCTTDEVEARRKESGSKVMGYDGFCRELSEEQRIAFEAEDRRPIVRFRMPEGSITWDDLVRGEVTFETQFVPDFALCRANGDPLYTLTAPVDDATMHITHVLRGEDLLSSTPRQIALFEAMKAIGVAETTPAYGHLPYVMGEGNKKLSKRDPQAHALAYRDQGFVPEGLLNYVALLGWAIGADRDVFSLEEMVEAFDIADVNANPARFDLKKAEAINTAHLRMLPVEEITHRALPFLKAAGVVSDPVRDADAQLLELAMPLVAERVNKLAEVADMLGFLFVDEADFTRDEADVAKLLDETGRGVVKAAHDAVAALGTWSTQAIQDALQATLVDEMGLKPRVAYGPVRVAITGRRVSPPLFESMELLGRERSLARLASAL; this is translated from the coding sequence ATGGCCCCGTCGCCGACCGGCTCGCCGCACGTCGGACTGGTCCGCACCGCGCTGTTCAACTACGCCTTCGCCAAGCACGCCGAGCTGACCGGCCGTGGCGGCACGTTCGTGCTGCGCATCGAGGACACCGACAAGGAGCGCTCGACCGAGGAGTCCTACGCCGCGATCCTCGAGCTGTTCCGCTGGCTCGGCCTGACCTGGGACGAGGGGGTGGAGGTCGGCGGCCCGTACGGCCCCTACCGCCAGTCCGAGCGGGGCGAGCTCTACCGCGACGTGCTCGCGAGCCTGCGCGCGTCGTCTTACACCTACGACTGCTACTGCACCACCGACGAGGTCGAGGCGCGGCGCAAGGAGTCCGGCTCCAAGGTGATGGGGTACGACGGCTTCTGCCGCGAGCTCTCCGAGGAGCAGCGCATCGCGTTCGAGGCCGAGGACCGTCGGCCCATCGTCCGCTTCCGGATGCCCGAGGGCTCGATCACCTGGGACGACCTGGTGCGCGGCGAGGTCACCTTCGAGACGCAGTTCGTCCCCGACTTCGCGCTGTGCCGCGCCAACGGCGACCCGCTCTACACGCTCACCGCGCCGGTCGACGACGCGACCATGCACATCACCCACGTCCTGCGCGGTGAGGACCTGCTCTCCTCGACTCCGCGCCAGATCGCCCTGTTCGAGGCGATGAAGGCGATCGGCGTCGCCGAGACCACCCCGGCCTACGGTCACCTGCCCTACGTGATGGGGGAGGGCAACAAGAAGCTCTCCAAGCGCGACCCGCAGGCGCACGCACTGGCCTACCGCGACCAGGGGTTCGTCCCGGAGGGCCTGCTCAACTACGTGGCCCTGCTGGGCTGGGCGATCGGGGCCGACCGCGACGTCTTCTCGCTCGAGGAGATGGTCGAGGCCTTCGACATCGCCGACGTCAACGCCAACCCGGCGCGCTTCGACCTGAAGAAGGCCGAGGCCATCAACACCGCCCACCTGCGGATGCTGCCGGTCGAGGAGATCACCCACCGCGCGCTGCCGTTCCTCAAGGCCGCCGGCGTGGTCAGCGACCCGGTCCGCGACGCCGACGCCCAGCTGCTGGAGCTGGCGATGCCGCTGGTCGCCGAGCGGGTCAACAAGCTCGCCGAGGTCGCCGACATGCTCGGGTTCCTCTTCGTCGACGAGGCCGACTTCACCCGCGACGAGGCCGACGTGGCCAAGCTGCTCGACGAGACCGGTCGCGGGGTCGTCAAGGCCGCGCACGACGCCGTCGCCGCGCTCGGCACCTGGTCGACCCAGGCCATCCAGGACGCCCTGCAGGCCACGTTGGTCGACGAGATGGGCCTCAAGCCGCGGGTGGCCTACGGCCCGGTCCGCGTCGCGATCACCGGCCGCCGGGTCAGCCCGCCGCTGTTCGAGTCGATGGAGCTGCTGGGGCGCGAGCGGTCGCTCGCCCGCCTGGCCTCCGCTCTCTGA